A stretch of the Cellulomonas sp. WB94 genome encodes the following:
- the ftsX gene encoding permease-like cell division protein FtsX, translating into MRLQFILSEIGIGLRRNLSMTISVILVTFVSLTFVGAAALLQMQIGAMKDSWYDKVEVSVFLCPRDSQQPTCAGGEVTDEQKAAIQAALDAPDVKPYVETVYFESKDEAFTAFQKQFKDQWWAAETTAADMNSSYRIKLADPTKYQVVADVLSGRQGVEEVQDQRRLFDSLFLVLNRATLLSVGLAAVMLLAAVLLITTTIRLSAMSRRRETGIMRLVGASNLFIQLPFMLEGALAATLGAGLAVGGIWLGVKYLVTDWLGASISWIPYVTTADVWTVAPFLVVVAIGLAAVSSLVTLSRYTKV; encoded by the coding sequence GTGAGACTGCAATTCATCTTGTCGGAGATCGGGATCGGCCTGCGCCGCAACCTGTCGATGACCATCTCCGTCATCCTCGTGACGTTCGTGTCGTTGACGTTCGTCGGTGCCGCCGCCCTGCTGCAGATGCAGATCGGCGCCATGAAGGACAGCTGGTACGACAAGGTCGAGGTGTCGGTCTTCCTGTGCCCGCGGGACTCGCAGCAGCCGACGTGCGCGGGGGGCGAGGTCACCGACGAGCAGAAGGCGGCGATCCAGGCAGCGCTCGACGCGCCGGACGTCAAGCCGTACGTCGAGACCGTGTACTTCGAGTCGAAGGACGAGGCTTTCACGGCGTTCCAGAAGCAGTTCAAGGACCAGTGGTGGGCGGCGGAGACGACCGCGGCCGACATGAACTCGTCCTACCGCATCAAGCTCGCCGACCCGACGAAGTACCAGGTGGTCGCAGACGTCCTCAGCGGTCGCCAGGGGGTCGAGGAGGTCCAGGACCAGCGGCGGCTGTTCGACTCGCTGTTCCTCGTGCTCAACCGGGCGACGCTCCTGTCGGTCGGGCTGGCCGCGGTGATGCTGCTCGCGGCCGTCCTGCTCATCACGACGACGATCCGGCTGTCGGCGATGAGCCGGCGCCGCGAGACGGGCATCATGCGGCTCGTCGGCGCGTCGAACCTGTTCATCCAGCTGCCGTTCATGCTCGAGGGCGCTCTGGCCGCGACGCTCGGGGCGGGGCTCGCCGTCGGCGGCATCTGGTTGGGCGTCAAGTACCTCGTGACGGACTGGCTCGGTGCCTCGATCTCGTGGATCCCGTACGTGACGACGGCGGACGTCTGGACGGTCGCGCCGTTCCTCGTGGTGGTCGCCATCGGTCTGGCCGCCGTCTCCTCGCTCGTGACCCTCAGCCGCTACACCAAGGTGTGA
- the ftsE gene encoding cell division ATP-binding protein FtsE: MIRFENVTKVYARGARPALDQVSLEVERGEFVFLVGASGSGKSTFLRLVLREERPSAGKVFVAGKDLTTLSSWKVPHLRRQIGAVFQDFRLLPNKTVFENVAFALQVIGKPRHHILTTVPDTLEMVGLAGKEKRRPHELSGGEQQRVAIARAFVNRPSILLADEPTGNLDPTTSLGIMRLLDRINRTGTTVVMATHDDEIVDQMRKRVIELSSGELVRDQSRGVYGSAR, translated from the coding sequence GTGATCCGATTCGAGAACGTCACCAAGGTCTACGCGCGCGGCGCGAGACCCGCCCTCGACCAGGTGTCCCTGGAGGTCGAGCGCGGGGAGTTCGTCTTCCTCGTCGGAGCATCCGGCTCGGGCAAGTCGACCTTTCTGCGCCTCGTCCTGCGTGAGGAGCGTCCGTCCGCCGGCAAGGTGTTCGTCGCGGGCAAGGACCTCACGACCCTGTCGTCGTGGAAGGTCCCGCACCTGCGCCGCCAGATCGGCGCGGTGTTCCAGGACTTCCGGCTGCTGCCCAACAAGACGGTCTTCGAGAACGTCGCGTTCGCGCTCCAGGTCATCGGCAAGCCGCGCCACCACATCCTCACGACGGTCCCGGACACGCTCGAGATGGTCGGACTGGCAGGCAAGGAGAAGCGGCGTCCGCACGAGCTGTCGGGCGGTGAGCAGCAGCGCGTGGCGATCGCGCGCGCGTTCGTGAACCGGCCGTCGATCCTGCTGGCCGACGAGCCCACCGGAAACCTGGACCCCACGACGTCGCTCGGCATCATGCGACTGCTCGACCGCATCAACCGGACCGGCACCACTGTCGTCATGGCGACCCACGACGACGAGATCGTCGACCAGATGCGCAAGCGCGTGATCGAGCTGTCCTCCGGCGAGCTGGTTCGTGACCAGTCGCGCGGTGTGTACGGCTCGGCGCGCTGA
- a CDS encoding pilus assembly protein TadG-related protein, whose product MRRPTGDDGQIMILSIGFMVVALLLVTGVVSATGIHVERKRLLAAADSIAVEAADELSATEYFPAGPDGFAATGTVRLTDRDVRRAVDTYLADNPAVAARFDGFQVLEATSDDGRSAHVRLGALARPALISWVTAPWSDGIALEAESSARAW is encoded by the coding sequence GTGCGGCGTCCGACGGGCGACGACGGCCAGATCATGATCCTGTCGATCGGCTTCATGGTCGTGGCGTTGCTGCTCGTCACCGGGGTCGTGTCGGCGACAGGGATCCACGTCGAACGCAAGCGGCTCCTCGCGGCCGCGGACTCGATCGCCGTCGAGGCGGCCGACGAGCTGTCGGCCACGGAGTACTTCCCGGCGGGACCGGACGGGTTCGCCGCGACGGGCACTGTCCGGCTGACCGACCGGGACGTGCGGCGCGCGGTCGACACCTACCTGGCCGACAACCCCGCTGTGGCGGCCCGGTTCGACGGGTTCCAGGTGCTCGAGGCGACCTCGGACGACGGCCGGTCGGCCCACGTGCGGCTCGGTGCGCTCGCTCGCCCGGCGCTGATCAGCTGGGTCACCGCGCCGTGGTCGGACGGTATCGCGCTCGAGGCGGAGTCGAGCGCACGCGCCTGGTGA
- a CDS encoding DUF2207 domain-containing protein, which translates to MRAAVRSGTRTNASSSDASRIAHVGRHTLAMIVATVALLGWAGVGLATAPAARADTTGQHITRYTADVAVTADGVARVNLEFDFDFGNDPGHGPYLTLPTRQQISGNDTQDRIFKISRITAASETAPAQVNREDSDDAIVLRIGDPDQGHIQGVHTYAVSYTVDGWINPDSTTHEGDQLYWNVIGSDWQIPLANLAVTVTGPAEVTRVACFAGPYGSTDPCGSAVSAGPTATFTQADVPVGDEFAVVTGWPAGTFPGVGLILGDRPSPLDPVTPTPVTGGLALLVAGVGSAFAISRVRRTGRDRAYLGLTPGLMPAAGQAGTTGYRDKRGPVAVQFSPPKDARAGELGTLLDEKADPRDVTATIIDLAVRGFLQIREVPRKDPRRKVKNWELVALNSDRSGLLAFESKLLDELFEGRASVKLSDLKTTFAASMALVQTGLYEDVTSKGWFSHNPRTVRRQWGSAGAVLLVFGAVGALMSGGVGIKGRALVGGAVAVVGLVVLALAKSAPARTAAGTAVLAEAVGFQRYLETAEANQIRFEEGEDLFSRYLPYAIVFGVAERWSNLFGELAAQGRAVPEPVWYSGSSFQPGAFWVSYAAFGHSLESFTSIATQSLSAPTPGSSGGSGFSGGGGFSGGGVGGGGGGGW; encoded by the coding sequence ATGCGCGCAGCGGTCCGGAGCGGTACCCGCACGAACGCGTCGTCGTCGGACGCGAGCAGGATCGCCCACGTCGGTCGGCACACGCTCGCGATGATCGTCGCGACGGTGGCCCTGCTCGGGTGGGCCGGGGTCGGGCTCGCAACGGCGCCCGCTGCGCGCGCAGACACGACCGGCCAGCACATCACGCGGTACACCGCGGATGTCGCCGTCACCGCGGACGGGGTCGCGCGGGTCAACCTCGAGTTCGACTTCGACTTCGGCAACGACCCGGGCCACGGTCCGTACCTGACGCTCCCGACCCGGCAGCAGATCTCTGGCAACGACACCCAGGACCGGATCTTCAAGATCTCGCGGATCACGGCGGCGAGCGAGACGGCGCCGGCGCAGGTCAACCGTGAGGACTCCGACGACGCCATCGTGCTGCGCATCGGCGACCCCGACCAGGGACACATCCAGGGCGTCCACACGTACGCCGTGAGCTACACGGTCGACGGGTGGATCAACCCCGACAGCACCACGCACGAGGGCGACCAGCTGTACTGGAACGTGATCGGGTCGGACTGGCAGATCCCGCTGGCGAACCTCGCCGTGACGGTCACCGGTCCGGCGGAGGTCACCCGGGTCGCGTGCTTCGCCGGACCGTACGGGAGCACCGACCCCTGCGGCAGTGCCGTCTCGGCGGGACCGACGGCGACGTTCACTCAGGCCGATGTCCCGGTCGGCGACGAGTTCGCGGTCGTGACCGGGTGGCCGGCCGGGACGTTCCCCGGCGTCGGGCTCATCCTCGGCGACCGGCCCAGCCCGCTCGACCCGGTGACCCCGACACCCGTGACCGGGGGTCTCGCCCTGCTCGTCGCCGGCGTCGGCTCGGCGTTCGCCATCTCTCGGGTCCGTCGCACCGGGCGCGACCGCGCCTACCTCGGGCTCACCCCCGGCCTGATGCCCGCCGCGGGCCAGGCCGGGACCACGGGCTACCGCGACAAGCGGGGACCGGTTGCCGTGCAGTTCAGCCCACCCAAGGACGCGCGCGCGGGCGAGCTCGGCACCCTGCTCGACGAGAAGGCCGACCCTCGCGACGTCACGGCCACGATCATCGACCTCGCCGTGCGCGGCTTCCTGCAGATCCGCGAGGTCCCACGCAAGGACCCCCGCCGCAAGGTCAAGAACTGGGAGCTCGTTGCGCTGAACAGTGACCGCTCAGGGCTTCTGGCGTTCGAGTCCAAGCTGCTCGACGAGCTGTTCGAGGGGCGGGCGTCGGTCAAGCTCTCCGACCTCAAGACGACCTTCGCCGCGTCGATGGCGCTGGTGCAGACCGGTCTGTACGAGGACGTCACGAGCAAGGGTTGGTTCTCCCACAACCCTCGGACGGTCCGACGTCAGTGGGGAAGCGCTGGCGCCGTGCTGCTCGTGTTCGGCGCCGTCGGGGCACTGATGAGTGGCGGCGTGGGCATCAAGGGCCGGGCCCTGGTCGGCGGCGCTGTTGCCGTCGTCGGGCTGGTCGTCCTCGCGCTCGCGAAGTCCGCACCGGCCCGGACGGCCGCCGGCACGGCCGTGCTCGCCGAGGCCGTGGGCTTCCAGCGCTACCTCGAGACCGCCGAGGCGAACCAGATCCGGTTCGAGGAGGGCGAGGACCTGTTCAGCCGGTACCTGCCCTACGCGATCGTCTTCGGTGTCGCGGAGCGGTGGTCGAACCTCTTCGGTGAGCTCGCTGCTCAGGGGCGTGCGGTCCCGGAGCCGGTCTGGTACTCGGGCTCGAGCTTCCAGCCGGGTGCGTTCTGGGTGTCGTACGCCGCGTTCGGCCACAGCCTGGAGTCGTTCACGTCGATCGCGACGCAGTCGTTGTCGGCACCGACGCCCGGCTCGTCGGGCGGTTCGGGATTCTCGGGCGGTGGCGGCTTCTCCGGCGGGGGAGTCGGCGGCGGGGGCGGCGGCGGCTGGTGA
- the smpB gene encoding SsrA-binding protein SmpB, with protein MAKESGRKLVASNRKARHDYIIEDVFEAGIVLMGTEVKALRAGRASLIDSWCEVENGEAWLEGVHIPEYAQGTWTNHAPRRKRKLLLHRTEIDRLESKTREKGQTIVPLALYFVDGRAKVEIALARGKKEYDKRQALRERQDNLESQRAIREKRDR; from the coding sequence GTGGCCAAGGAGAGTGGGCGCAAGCTCGTCGCGTCCAATCGCAAGGCGCGTCACGACTACATCATCGAGGACGTGTTCGAGGCGGGCATCGTGCTGATGGGCACCGAGGTCAAGGCGCTGCGGGCCGGCCGGGCCTCCCTCATCGACAGCTGGTGCGAGGTCGAGAACGGTGAGGCGTGGCTCGAGGGCGTCCACATCCCCGAGTACGCGCAGGGCACGTGGACCAACCACGCACCACGCCGCAAGCGCAAGCTCCTGCTGCATCGCACCGAGATCGACCGGCTCGAGTCGAAGACCCGCGAGAAGGGCCAGACGATCGTGCCGCTCGCGCTGTACTTTGTCGACGGTCGCGCCAAGGTCGAGATCGCGCTGGCGCGGGGCAAGAAGGAGTACGACAAGCGTCAGGCGCTCCGCGAGCGCCAGGACAACCTGGAGTCGCAGCGGGCGATCAGGGAGAAGCGAGACAGGTAG
- a CDS encoding peptidoglycan DD-metalloendopeptidase family protein, whose protein sequence is MSRRPSLARLLATVLVAVLAALSATAGPASADALSDRRKAAEQQAAANQKAHDQLAASLEDINANLAQAVLDLQTVEQRLPAAQTELQEAAATLERSQREAAIIAARLQDAKDQETAIGTTIAADADKSAQIRVAIGQMAREAYKGGGGVSSVSIVLDAQSTEDFIQQYGLVATALRTQSQSLDALRQIEAQDRNNEARLVAIRERVTELKAEADQKVVEADQARQAAADRKAEIEQLVAQQAEKKATIETEKAATEAEQARIDAEAAQVAAELAQIIAAQRAALEAAAKAKGKKVAAAGPIGNSLFANPTSVNPIYVTSEYGMRMHPILHYVRLHAGIDLRTYCNTPIYAGRAGTVQWAQMRFGFGNQVMVDHGFVNGNSLMSSYNHMTSFVVRAGQKVNQGTLLGYSGNTGTSGACHLHFEVYVNGATVNPRPLLGL, encoded by the coding sequence ATGAGCCGACGCCCCAGCCTCGCCCGACTGCTCGCGACCGTCCTCGTCGCGGTCCTCGCGGCGCTCTCCGCCACGGCCGGGCCCGCCTCGGCCGATGCGTTGTCCGATCGCCGCAAGGCCGCGGAGCAGCAGGCGGCCGCGAACCAGAAGGCCCATGACCAGCTGGCGGCGTCGCTCGAGGACATCAACGCCAACCTTGCCCAGGCCGTCCTCGACCTCCAGACGGTCGAGCAGCGGCTGCCTGCTGCGCAGACCGAGCTTCAGGAGGCGGCGGCGACCCTCGAGCGCTCGCAGCGTGAGGCTGCGATCATCGCGGCCCGGCTGCAGGACGCCAAGGACCAGGAGACAGCGATCGGCACGACGATCGCCGCGGACGCCGACAAGAGCGCGCAGATCCGGGTCGCGATCGGGCAGATGGCCCGCGAGGCGTACAAGGGTGGGGGCGGGGTCTCGAGCGTGAGCATCGTGCTCGACGCACAGAGCACCGAGGACTTCATCCAGCAGTACGGGTTGGTCGCGACCGCGCTGCGGACGCAGAGCCAGTCGCTCGACGCGCTCCGGCAGATCGAGGCGCAGGACCGCAACAACGAGGCGCGGCTCGTGGCGATCCGCGAGCGCGTCACCGAGCTCAAGGCCGAGGCCGACCAGAAGGTCGTCGAGGCCGACCAGGCGCGGCAGGCGGCAGCGGACCGCAAGGCGGAGATCGAACAGCTCGTCGCGCAGCAGGCCGAGAAGAAGGCCACGATCGAGACCGAGAAGGCCGCGACCGAGGCCGAGCAGGCGCGCATCGACGCCGAGGCCGCGCAGGTCGCAGCCGAGCTCGCGCAGATCATCGCGGCGCAGCGGGCGGCCCTCGAGGCTGCCGCCAAGGCGAAGGGCAAGAAGGTCGCCGCGGCGGGACCGATCGGCAACAGCCTGTTCGCGAACCCGACGTCGGTGAACCCGATCTACGTGACCTCGGAGTACGGGATGCGGATGCACCCGATCCTGCACTACGTGCGCCTGCACGCCGGGATCGACCTGCGCACCTACTGCAACACCCCGATCTACGCGGGCCGCGCCGGCACGGTCCAGTGGGCGCAGATGCGCTTCGGGTTCGGCAACCAGGTGATGGTCGACCACGGGTTCGTGAACGGGAACTCGCTCATGTCGAGCTACAACCACATGACGAGCTTCGTGGTGCGTGCCGGGCAGAAGGTCAACCAGGGGACGCTGCTCGGATACTCGGGCAACACGGGGACGTCGGGCGCGTGCCACCTGCACTTCGAGGTCTACGTGAACGGCGCGACCGTCAATCCTCGGCCCCTGCTCGGCCTGTAG
- a CDS encoding pilus assembly protein TadE has translation MRRGTGPVSDHDDAGNAIVEFLAVTVLLLIPVLYLVLLLGRLQAATFAADGAAGEAGRAYTEASTIDVGSARAVAAVALALRDQGFEDVDPASSLKLECSSVPCLQPGSDVAATVRFAVRLPFVPSFVSSVVPLEIPVRGDAVAPVDQFRGR, from the coding sequence ATGAGGCGGGGAACGGGGCCGGTCTCGGATCACGACGACGCCGGGAACGCGATCGTCGAGTTCCTCGCCGTGACGGTGCTGCTGCTGATCCCGGTCCTGTACCTCGTGCTGCTCCTCGGGCGGCTGCAGGCAGCGACGTTCGCCGCGGACGGCGCCGCGGGGGAGGCCGGGCGTGCGTACACCGAAGCCTCGACGATCGACGTGGGCAGTGCCCGGGCGGTCGCCGCGGTCGCCCTCGCGCTGCGCGACCAGGGCTTCGAGGACGTCGACCCCGCCTCGTCCCTGAAGCTGGAGTGCTCGAGCGTCCCGTGCCTGCAACCGGGCAGCGACGTCGCGGCGACCGTGCGGTTCGCGGTGCGGCTGCCGTTCGTGCCGTCGTTCGTGAGCTCGGTCGTCCCGCTCGAGATCCCCGTGCGCGGCGACGCCGTCGCGCCGGTCGACCAGTTCAGGGGGCGGTAG
- a CDS encoding type II secretion system F family protein translates to MNAALVSAGIGALGGAGAGIVWWRLGARRTVLDDRLAPYLRPQRTASTLLRAPAVRTPFPTLERLIAPVMADGVRVVARFGSSTADVRRRLERAGRTESVEQFRAEQVVWGVLGLAGGLAFALSLAATRAAQPAPLVLLVLAAGLTGVLARDYQLSREVTARESRLLAELPTVAELLALSVSAGEGAVGALERVVRTTRGELSGELATTLADARSGTPLTTALERLADRTGLPGLARFAEGVAVAVERGTPLADVLRAQAQDVREQGRRALMESGGRKEVLMMVPVVFLILPVTVVFAAFPSLAVLRSGL, encoded by the coding sequence GTGAACGCCGCGCTGGTCAGTGCCGGCATCGGCGCCCTGGGCGGAGCGGGTGCGGGCATCGTCTGGTGGCGGCTCGGCGCGCGCCGAACCGTCCTCGACGACCGGCTCGCGCCCTACCTGCGCCCCCAACGCACGGCCTCGACCCTGCTGCGGGCGCCGGCCGTCAGGACGCCGTTCCCGACCCTCGAGCGGCTCATCGCACCCGTCATGGCTGACGGCGTCCGGGTCGTCGCTCGATTCGGGTCCTCGACCGCAGACGTCCGCCGTCGCCTCGAACGGGCCGGGCGGACCGAGTCCGTCGAGCAGTTCCGCGCCGAGCAGGTCGTCTGGGGCGTGCTGGGACTTGCCGGCGGCCTGGCGTTCGCGCTCAGTCTCGCTGCCACTCGGGCCGCCCAGCCGGCTCCGCTCGTCCTGCTGGTCCTGGCCGCCGGGCTGACGGGCGTCCTGGCCCGCGACTACCAGCTCTCGCGGGAGGTCACGGCGCGAGAGTCCCGCCTGCTGGCGGAGCTGCCGACCGTGGCCGAGCTCCTCGCGCTGTCCGTCAGTGCGGGCGAGGGCGCTGTCGGCGCTCTCGAACGCGTGGTCCGCACGACGCGAGGCGAGCTGTCAGGTGAGCTCGCCACGACGCTCGCCGACGCCCGGTCGGGCACGCCGTTGACGACCGCGCTCGAGCGGCTCGCGGACCGCACGGGTCTACCCGGCCTCGCGCGCTTCGCGGAAGGAGTCGCCGTGGCCGTCGAGCGGGGGACACCCCTGGCAGACGTGCTCCGCGCCCAGGCGCAGGACGTCCGCGAGCAGGGCAGGCGCGCACTCATGGAGTCCGGCGGGCGCAAGGAGGTCCTGATGATGGTCCCGGTCGTCTTCCTCATCCTGCCCGTCACCGTCGTGTTCGCCGCGTTCCCGAGCCTCGCTGTGCTCCGGAGCGGGCTGTGA
- the prfB gene encoding peptide chain release factor 2, with protein MATTDFSAEIRNLRTTLESIQAVSDPTALQAKIERLSEQASAPDLWDDPDAAQKITSALSASQAELDRVEKLGSRIDDLETLVEMAADDAVGGSDSADALAEAEADLAKIRADLGELEVRTLLSGEYDVREAVVTIRSGAGGVDAADFAEMLLRMYLRWAERHNYPTQVLDTSYAEEAGLKSATFEVKVPYAFGHLSVEAGTHRLVRISPFDNQGRRQTSFAAVEVIPLIEQTDSVEIPESEIKVDVFRSSGPGGQSVNTTDSAVRMTHIPTGIVVSMQNEKSQIQNRAAALRVLQSRLLLVRQAEESAAKKAMAGDVKASWGDQMRSYVLHPYQMVKDLRTEYEVSNTSAVFDGDIDGFLEAGIRWRRAQDVVRD; from the coding sequence GTGGCCACCACTGACTTCTCCGCGGAGATCCGCAACCTGCGAACGACGCTGGAATCCATCCAGGCAGTGAGCGACCCGACGGCGCTCCAGGCGAAGATTGAGCGCCTGTCCGAGCAGGCCTCGGCGCCGGACCTGTGGGACGACCCGGATGCCGCGCAGAAGATCACCTCGGCACTGTCGGCCTCGCAGGCCGAGCTCGACCGCGTCGAGAAGCTGGGCAGCCGCATCGACGATCTCGAGACGCTCGTCGAGATGGCCGCGGACGACGCCGTCGGCGGCTCGGACAGCGCCGACGCGCTCGCCGAGGCCGAGGCGGACCTCGCGAAGATCCGCGCCGACCTGGGCGAGCTCGAGGTCCGGACCCTGCTGTCGGGTGAGTACGACGTGCGCGAGGCCGTCGTCACGATCCGCTCCGGCGCCGGCGGCGTCGATGCGGCGGACTTCGCCGAGATGCTCCTGCGGATGTACCTGCGGTGGGCCGAGCGGCACAACTACCCGACGCAGGTGCTCGACACGTCCTACGCGGAGGAGGCCGGGCTGAAGTCCGCCACCTTCGAGGTGAAGGTGCCGTACGCGTTCGGTCACCTGTCGGTCGAGGCCGGCACGCACCGGCTGGTGCGGATCTCGCCGTTCGACAACCAGGGTCGGCGCCAGACGTCCTTCGCTGCGGTCGAGGTCATCCCGCTCATCGAGCAGACGGACTCCGTCGAGATCCCCGAGTCGGAGATCAAGGTCGACGTGTTCCGGTCGTCGGGCCCGGGCGGGCAGTCGGTCAACACGACCGACTCGGCCGTGCGGATGACCCACATCCCGACGGGCATCGTCGTGTCGATGCAGAACGAGAAGTCCCAGATCCAGAACCGGGCCGCGGCGCTGCGCGTGCTGCAGTCGCGGCTCCTGCTCGTGCGTCAGGCCGAGGAGAGCGCCGCGAAGAAGGCCATGGCGGGCGACGTCAAGGCGAGCTGGGGCGACCAGATGCGTTCCTACGTGCTGCACCCGTACCAGATGGTCAAGGACCTGCGCACGGAGTACGAGGTGAGCAACACGTCGGCCGTGTTCGACGGCGACATCGATGGGTTCCTCGAGGCGGGCATCCGCTGGCGCCGCGCGCAGGACGTCGTCAGGGACTGA
- a CDS encoding TadE/TadG family type IV pilus assembly protein, producing MRGTDDRGSAVVDFALVGGLVALVFAGVLQLTLAQHVRNTLVDCAAAGARYAALADRTSEDGAGRTRQLIAAALSSAYAQDVTVRRTVIDGLDVVEVTVVAPLPVAGLVGPAGTLTVAGHALVEGP from the coding sequence GTGCGTGGCACTGACGATCGTGGCTCGGCCGTGGTCGACTTCGCGCTCGTCGGAGGCCTCGTCGCCCTCGTGTTCGCGGGCGTACTCCAGCTCACGCTGGCGCAGCACGTGCGCAACACGCTGGTCGACTGCGCGGCGGCCGGTGCGCGCTACGCGGCGCTCGCGGACCGGACCTCGGAGGACGGTGCCGGTCGCACGCGCCAGCTCATCGCGGCTGCGTTGTCCTCCGCGTACGCGCAGGACGTCACCGTGCGGCGGACGGTGATCGACGGACTGGATGTCGTCGAGGTCACGGTCGTCGCGCCGCTCCCGGTCGCGGGACTGGTCGGGCCGGCCGGCACGCTCACGGTGGCGGGCCATGCGCTGGTCGAGGGCCCATGA